Proteins encoded within one genomic window of Schaalia sp. HMT-172:
- a CDS encoding S8 family serine peptidase, whose translation MTSKKPVALLALAGACALAIAAPASLASPQAPAPQADPGPASPQAPTPAAPVLPVGDESTALTSKSGETLGSSSSQAPSEEDPARVVGIIVRLQDGADRAASLASINEAVAGAFPGASAEVTREYSNTFSGVALKAPAGSLDAIRAASGVQGAFIDRETHVSDVAGVDAEGGFQATRLADQNPDNLSAQVIMHADQVSQRGQGKVVAIIDTGVDMTHPAFAGTLSGTPALSADKVAALTPQLGGGKDGVYVNEKFPFAYDYADEDNDASPLEPHGTHVAGIAAANAGEIMGVAPDAQIIVAKVEQDGGGMLDSALLAALDDMAILHPDVVNLSLGQDAGMDNAADSLYAGVFETLQDKGIIVDVAAGNAFSSGYGNASGKNLPYASDPDSSTLAEPATYSPTLSVASLDNLLSVNAFTAAGQNIAYQRARGEGGGEIPQIAEMTPGDYEYVDGGFGTREDVAALRSKYPQGLDGKIVLVSRGQLTFQEKIDNLTSLKPAAILVYNNVPGDALSVMSLTTLEVPAAFISQADGQAMLASADHHLTLVEGLTVRSNAPYSMSDFSSWGVSPDLRLKPEVTAPGGNIYSSLPEDSYGFMSGTSMATPQLTGASAVVLQRVQSDPLFASMDARQKSDVVQNLIMGTAAPVVDPLQDTGAYYSPRKQGAGLVNVLAATTSSVYPSVVGAADPSRPKADLGDGTTGWHFDVTLHNLSGVAATYEMNSQALSEIVEGGFFTGHSSDWRGRGVAISYSGAAVSGTDEGATVTVPASGEATVGVDVTPGSEFASYVADNAPSGTFLDGFVRFTSRTQGQADLTVPYLGFYGDWGKPAIFDSLASDGDGHILASSIGATDGGNILGYNPLAKDSERSGRPNASKYVISRSDALYAPNAIYPKTGTLRSVHTMTTTYTNEAGEVVASYESHQNWKSMLNPSSGVISPVEQEHAPRFLDLTSDEFKDLPDGNYKLTIAAHNDGPSPTEQSISYDFRVDTTPPVVEGVVYHEGDFGGPDVSIDVSDDSPIAGVTMHDPRSGMWFYRYVADNDSDQLGADGRYHVYMSVSLGDIALGWQEQGSTEELISHPYILAWDYGLNHSEAVTVDLHTDNPGVVAPCTNPEGGHWVRDSIGWWYQCAGGTDYLKGGWFTINGVDYQFGPTGYMVTGFLHRANGEWVYADSEGALVGGWVRDGAYGGPYWYYMDPATKVVATGWLSDGGSWYYLHANGVMAIGWVQVDGSWYYLKASGAMATGWVKVGDSWYYLSPSGAMLTGTHTINGRVYTFDTNGAWVG comes from the coding sequence ATGACATCGAAGAAACCGGTGGCGCTGCTCGCGCTCGCTGGCGCGTGCGCGCTCGCGATCGCAGCCCCGGCGTCCCTCGCGTCGCCGCAGGCGCCAGCCCCCCAGGCCGACCCGGGCCCCGCCTCCCCCCAGGCGCCCACGCCCGCCGCCCCCGTCCTGCCCGTGGGCGACGAGAGCACCGCGCTGACCTCGAAGAGCGGCGAAACGCTGGGCTCCTCTTCGTCCCAAGCGCCCTCCGAGGAGGATCCGGCGCGCGTCGTCGGCATCATCGTTCGCCTTCAGGACGGCGCCGACCGCGCGGCCTCCCTCGCCTCCATCAACGAGGCCGTGGCCGGGGCTTTTCCGGGCGCCTCCGCCGAAGTGACGCGCGAGTACTCAAACACCTTCTCGGGTGTCGCGCTCAAGGCCCCCGCCGGCTCTCTTGACGCGATCCGCGCGGCCAGCGGCGTTCAGGGTGCGTTCATCGACCGTGAGACCCACGTCAGCGACGTGGCGGGAGTCGACGCCGAGGGTGGCTTCCAGGCTACGCGCCTGGCCGACCAGAACCCCGACAACCTCAGCGCCCAGGTCATCATGCACGCCGACCAGGTGTCCCAGAGGGGGCAGGGTAAGGTCGTCGCCATCATCGACACGGGCGTCGACATGACCCACCCCGCCTTCGCGGGCACCCTGTCTGGGACGCCCGCGCTCTCGGCGGACAAGGTGGCTGCCCTCACGCCCCAGCTGGGTGGGGGCAAGGACGGCGTCTACGTCAACGAGAAGTTCCCCTTCGCCTACGACTACGCGGACGAGGATAACGACGCCTCGCCCCTGGAGCCTCACGGGACGCACGTCGCCGGCATCGCCGCGGCCAACGCCGGCGAGATCATGGGCGTGGCCCCCGACGCGCAGATCATCGTCGCGAAGGTCGAACAGGACGGCGGCGGCATGTTGGACTCCGCGCTGCTGGCCGCCCTCGACGACATGGCGATCCTGCACCCCGACGTCGTGAACCTGTCGCTCGGCCAGGACGCCGGCATGGATAACGCGGCCGACAGCCTCTACGCGGGCGTCTTCGAGACGCTGCAGGACAAGGGCATCATCGTCGACGTGGCCGCCGGTAACGCCTTCTCCTCCGGATATGGCAACGCCTCCGGTAAGAACCTGCCCTACGCCTCCGACCCCGACTCCTCGACCCTGGCTGAGCCCGCCACGTACAGCCCCACGCTGTCCGTGGCCTCGCTCGACAACCTCCTGTCCGTCAACGCCTTCACCGCGGCCGGTCAGAATATCGCCTATCAGCGTGCGCGTGGAGAGGGCGGAGGGGAGATTCCTCAGATCGCCGAGATGACCCCCGGCGACTACGAATACGTCGACGGTGGGTTCGGTACTCGGGAAGACGTCGCAGCCCTGCGCTCGAAGTACCCGCAGGGCCTGGACGGGAAGATTGTTCTCGTCTCGCGCGGTCAGCTGACCTTCCAGGAGAAGATCGACAACCTGACCTCGCTCAAGCCCGCGGCGATCCTTGTCTACAACAACGTCCCCGGCGACGCGCTCAGCGTCATGAGCCTGACGACGCTTGAGGTTCCCGCCGCCTTCATCTCCCAGGCGGACGGGCAGGCCATGCTGGCCTCCGCCGACCACCACCTGACCCTCGTCGAGGGCCTGACGGTCAGGTCGAACGCCCCCTACTCGATGTCAGACTTCTCCTCGTGGGGCGTGTCCCCGGACCTGCGCCTCAAGCCCGAGGTGACCGCGCCCGGCGGCAACATTTACTCCTCGCTGCCCGAGGACTCCTACGGGTTCATGTCCGGCACGTCGATGGCGACCCCGCAGCTGACGGGCGCCAGCGCGGTCGTCCTGCAGCGCGTCCAGTCCGACCCGCTGTTCGCCTCGATGGACGCGCGTCAGAAGTCTGACGTCGTCCAGAACCTCATCATGGGCACGGCCGCTCCCGTCGTTGACCCGCTCCAGGACACCGGCGCCTACTACTCCCCGCGCAAGCAGGGAGCGGGCCTGGTGAACGTCCTGGCGGCCACGACCTCGTCCGTGTACCCATCCGTCGTGGGCGCCGCCGATCCCTCCCGCCCCAAGGCGGACCTCGGCGACGGCACGACGGGCTGGCACTTCGACGTCACCCTCCACAACCTCTCCGGCGTGGCGGCGACCTACGAGATGAACTCGCAGGCGCTCTCCGAGATCGTTGAGGGCGGGTTCTTCACCGGCCACTCCTCCGATTGGCGAGGCCGTGGCGTGGCGATCTCCTACTCCGGCGCGGCCGTGAGCGGCACCGATGAGGGCGCGACCGTCACCGTCCCGGCCTCGGGCGAGGCCACCGTCGGCGTCGACGTGACGCCCGGTAGCGAGTTCGCCTCCTACGTCGCCGACAACGCCCCCTCCGGCACCTTCCTGGACGGCTTCGTGCGCTTCACCTCGCGTACCCAGGGGCAGGCCGACCTGACCGTTCCCTACCTGGGCTTCTACGGTGACTGGGGCAAGCCCGCGATCTTCGATTCTCTTGCCTCCGATGGCGACGGACACATCCTGGCCTCGTCGATCGGTGCCACCGACGGCGGAAACATCCTCGGCTACAACCCCCTGGCGAAGGATAGCGAGCGCAGCGGGCGCCCCAACGCCTCCAAGTACGTCATCTCCCGCTCCGACGCGCTCTATGCTCCCAACGCCATCTACCCCAAGACGGGAACGCTGCGCAGCGTCCACACGATGACGACCACCTACACCAACGAGGCCGGCGAGGTCGTCGCCTCCTACGAGTCCCATCAGAACTGGAAGTCGATGCTGAACCCCTCCTCCGGAGTGATCAGCCCGGTGGAGCAGGAGCATGCACCGAGGTTCCTGGACCTGACGTCCGACGAGTTCAAGGACCTGCCCGACGGTAACTACAAGCTGACGATCGCCGCGCACAACGACGGGCCCTCGCCCACCGAGCAGTCCATCTCCTACGACTTCCGCGTCGATACGACGCCCCCGGTCGTGGAAGGGGTCGTGTACCATGAGGGCGACTTCGGTGGCCCCGACGTCAGCATTGACGTGAGCGACGATTCGCCCATCGCCGGCGTCACCATGCACGACCCGCGCTCCGGCATGTGGTTCTACCGCTACGTCGCCGATAACGATAGCGACCAGTTGGGAGCCGACGGCAGGTACCACGTGTACATGTCCGTGTCCCTGGGTGACATCGCCCTGGGCTGGCAGGAGCAGGGTTCCACCGAGGAACTCATCTCTCACCCGTACATCCTCGCGTGGGACTACGGCCTCAACCACTCCGAGGCCGTCACTGTTGACCTGCACACCGACAACCCGGGCGTCGTCGCGCCCTGCACCAACCCCGAGGGTGGCCACTGGGTGCGTGACTCCATCGGCTGGTGGTACCAGTGCGCGGGCGGCACCGACTACCTCAAGGGCGGCTGGTTCACGATCAATGGCGTGGACTACCAGTTCGGCCCCACCGGCTACATGGTGACCGGTTTCCTCCATCGCGCCAACGGCGAGTGGGTGTACGCCGACTCTGAGGGTGCCCTCGTGGGCGGCTGGGTGCGCGACGGCGCCTATGGTGGCCCCTACTGGTACTACATGGATCCCGCGACGAAGGTCGTGGCCACCGGCTGGCTGTCCGACGGTGGGTCCTGGTATTACCTGCACGCCAACGGGGTCATGGCGATCGGCTGGGTGCAGGTGGATGGTTCCTGGTACTACCTGAAGGCCTCCGGGGCGATGGCCACCGGCTGGGTGAAGGTGGGCGACTCCTGGTACTATCTGTCACCCTCGGGAGCGATGCTGACGGGCACGCACACGATCAACGGACGCGTCTACACCTTTGACACGAACGGTGCGTGGGTCGGGTGA
- a CDS encoding S8 family serine peptidase, whose translation MSMKKPAVLLAFVGACALAVTGPASVASPLVSGERPATKTAASSLPVGDLDTALTSKSGQSHDAESDTDRDPARVVGIIVQLEDGADAAASLASINEAVAGAFPGAQVQVQREYDNALVGFALRAPAGSLDAIRASSGVRAAFLEREGRVSDVAAMDAEGGTRASQVEGQDPANLSAQLMMRTDQVTQKGEGKVIAVIDTGVDMTHPAFTGAMPDNVALSEDQVQALVPHLGAGKSGQYMSEKFPFAYDYADDDVDAAPREGGSGFHGTHVAGIAAGNADKIVGTAPDAQIIVGKVTRSEDDALLDSSLLAALDDMVVLHPDVINLSLGWTAGMDNEADSVYDTVYKKLQEEGITVNAAAGNAFSTGYGNNSGKGLPYASDPDTSVMDEPATYPSVVAVGSVENALIRNAFTAAGMDIGYQRSRGMNGEKVAYFSDLPAGTYEYVDAGFASEEDVAALKEKFPNGLSGKIALVSRGKMTYQKKVENLYDLHPAGVIVYNNVSVGSLIIMNLTTQDVPAAFISQADGQAMLAASDHHLTIAEGQVLPQSTTYEASEFSSWGVSPDLRLKPEIAAPGGNVFSAIPNGAYEQTSGTSMATPQMAGISAIVLQRVQSDPLFASMSARDKADVVQNLIMGTARPLTDAAQTSGALYSPRKQGAGLVDALAATTSSVYPTVAGAAEPSRPKADLGDGTTGWHFDVTLRNLGAAPATYELSSQALSEIVDGGFFTEHSSDWRGRGVEVTYSGAASASAEGATVTVPALDEATVGVDVMPGSVFASYVADNTPNGTFLDGFVRFASKTDGQPDLAVPYLGFYGDWGKAPIFDALASTGGAHTRASEIVNGSTGDSLGYNPLIKVADRTGKPNPQRYVISRSAASGAPTVLEPRTGTLRSVHALTSTYTNEAGETVFSVTNHRNWKSIYLTSTEQNTWVEAYHDSTAFDANAEKFARMPDGAYKLTIAAQGDGPSRTEQSISYDFLLDTAAPVISELVYSGKDEGFVVTFDVTDDSPLAAVDLHDPADGLWFYRHVFTEDEGSVGADGRYTYHVEIPMSVIQQAWTDQGGTGDVIANPYILAWDYGLNPSEVFPINLPSGNPGTPSPCVSPEGGHWAKDAVGWWYVCADGQTYLKAGWFTINGRDYQFGPSGYMMTGFLKRASGEWVYADSEGALVSGWVRDGGQWYFLDPATKVMATGWLAQGGSWYYLTASGAMAIGWVEDGGTWYYLNASGRMATGWVKDRGTWYYLAPSGAMLTGTQVINGRTYVFDESGAWQR comes from the coding sequence ATGTCAATGAAGAAACCAGCTGTCCTCCTGGCGTTTGTCGGCGCGTGCGCGCTCGCCGTCACGGGCCCCGCGTCCGTGGCCTCGCCCCTGGTCTCGGGAGAGAGACCCGCGACAAAGACCGCTGCCTCGTCCCTGCCCGTCGGAGACCTCGACACGGCGCTGACCTCGAAGAGCGGCCAGAGCCACGACGCGGAATCGGACACCGATCGGGACCCGGCGCGCGTCGTCGGCATCATCGTCCAGCTTGAGGACGGGGCGGATGCCGCCGCCTCCCTCGCCTCGATCAACGAGGCCGTGGCCGGGGCGTTCCCGGGAGCGCAGGTGCAGGTGCAGCGCGAGTACGACAACGCCCTGGTCGGGTTCGCGCTGCGCGCGCCCGCCGGTTCCCTGGACGCGATCCGGGCGTCGAGCGGCGTGCGGGCGGCGTTCCTGGAGCGCGAGGGGCGCGTCAGCGACGTGGCGGCCATGGATGCCGAAGGTGGCACCAGGGCTTCCCAGGTGGAGGGGCAGGACCCGGCGAATCTGAGCGCCCAGCTCATGATGCGCACCGACCAGGTCACGCAGAAGGGCGAGGGGAAGGTCATCGCGGTCATCGACACGGGCGTCGACATGACTCACCCGGCGTTCACGGGGGCTATGCCCGACAACGTCGCCCTGTCCGAGGATCAGGTGCAGGCGCTGGTGCCTCACCTGGGGGCCGGAAAGTCCGGCCAGTACATGTCCGAGAAGTTCCCCTTCGCCTACGACTACGCGGATGACGATGTAGATGCCGCCCCGCGCGAGGGCGGCTCCGGATTCCATGGCACGCACGTCGCCGGCATCGCCGCCGGCAACGCCGACAAGATCGTTGGCACCGCCCCGGACGCGCAGATTATCGTCGGCAAGGTGACGCGCAGCGAGGACGACGCCCTGTTGGACTCGTCGCTGCTGGCCGCGCTCGACGACATGGTCGTCCTGCACCCCGACGTCATTAACCTGTCGCTGGGGTGGACGGCCGGCATGGACAACGAGGCCGACTCGGTCTACGACACCGTGTACAAGAAGCTCCAGGAGGAGGGGATTACCGTCAACGCGGCCGCGGGCAACGCCTTCTCGACCGGATACGGCAACAACTCCGGCAAGGGCCTGCCCTACGCCTCCGACCCCGACACCTCCGTGATGGACGAGCCCGCCACCTACCCCTCGGTCGTGGCCGTAGGCTCCGTCGAGAACGCGCTCATCCGGAACGCCTTCACGGCCGCCGGCATGGATATCGGCTACCAGCGTTCGCGCGGCATGAACGGCGAGAAGGTCGCCTACTTCTCCGACTTGCCTGCCGGCACCTACGAGTACGTGGACGCCGGCTTCGCCTCCGAGGAGGATGTTGCCGCCCTGAAGGAGAAGTTCCCGAACGGGCTGTCCGGTAAGATCGCGCTCGTCTCGCGCGGCAAGATGACCTACCAGAAGAAGGTCGAGAACCTCTACGACCTGCACCCGGCGGGCGTCATCGTCTACAACAACGTCTCGGTCGGCTCGCTCATCATCATGAATCTGACGACCCAGGACGTGCCCGCCGCGTTCATCTCCCAGGCGGACGGGCAGGCCATGCTGGCTGCCTCCGACCATCACCTGACCATCGCCGAGGGCCAGGTCCTGCCCCAGTCCACCACATACGAGGCCTCGGAGTTCTCATCGTGGGGCGTATCCCCCGACCTGCGCCTCAAGCCGGAGATCGCGGCGCCCGGTGGCAACGTTTTCTCTGCTATACCGAACGGTGCGTACGAGCAGACGTCGGGCACGTCGATGGCGACCCCGCAGATGGCGGGCATCAGCGCGATCGTCCTGCAGCGCGTCCAGTCCGACCCGCTCTTCGCCTCGATGAGCGCTCGCGACAAGGCTGACGTCGTCCAGAACCTCATCATGGGAACCGCGCGCCCCCTGACAGACGCGGCCCAGACCTCGGGGGCCCTGTACTCCCCGCGCAAGCAGGGTGCGGGCCTCGTCGACGCCCTGGCTGCCACGACCTCGTCCGTGTACCCGACCGTGGCGGGCGCCGCCGAGCCCTCCCGCCCCAAGGCGGACCTGGGGGATGGCACGACGGGCTGGCACTTCGACGTCACGCTCCGCAACCTCGGCGCGGCGCCCGCGACCTACGAGCTGAGCTCCCAAGCCCTGTCTGAGATCGTTGACGGCGGGTTCTTCACGGAGCACTCCTCGGATTGGCGAGGCCGTGGCGTGGAGGTCACGTACTCCGGCGCGGCATCGGCCTCGGCTGAGGGCGCGACTGTCACGGTGCCGGCCTTAGACGAGGCCACCGTCGGCGTCGACGTCATGCCCGGCTCGGTGTTCGCCTCCTACGTCGCGGACAACACGCCCAACGGCACGTTCCTGGACGGCTTCGTGCGCTTCGCGTCGAAGACCGATGGTCAGCCCGACCTGGCCGTGCCCTACCTGGGCTTCTACGGCGACTGGGGCAAGGCCCCCATCTTCGACGCGCTCGCCTCGACGGGCGGGGCGCACACCCGGGCCTCGGAGATCGTCAACGGTTCCACCGGGGACTCCCTCGGGTACAACCCCCTCATCAAGGTGGCCGACCGCACTGGAAAGCCCAACCCGCAGCGCTACGTGATCTCGCGGTCCGCGGCCTCGGGCGCCCCGACGGTCCTCGAACCCCGCACGGGCACGCTGCGCAGCGTCCACGCGCTCACCAGCACCTACACGAACGAGGCCGGGGAGACAGTCTTCTCGGTGACCAACCACCGGAACTGGAAGTCCATCTACCTGACCAGCACCGAGCAGAACACGTGGGTCGAGGCCTACCATGACTCCACGGCCTTCGACGCAAACGCGGAGAAGTTCGCGCGCATGCCCGACGGCGCGTACAAGCTGACGATCGCTGCGCAGGGCGACGGCCCGTCGCGCACCGAGCAGTCGATCTCCTACGATTTCCTTCTCGACACCGCGGCGCCCGTCATTTCCGAGCTGGTCTACTCCGGAAAGGATGAGGGCTTCGTCGTCACCTTCGACGTCACCGATGACTCGCCGCTGGCGGCGGTCGACCTGCACGATCCGGCCGACGGCCTGTGGTTCTACCGCCACGTCTTCACCGAGGACGAGGGCAGCGTCGGCGCCGACGGTCGCTACACGTACCACGTGGAGATTCCGATGAGCGTGATCCAGCAGGCGTGGACCGATCAGGGCGGCACGGGCGACGTCATCGCCAACCCGTACATCCTCGCGTGGGATTACGGCTTGAACCCCTCCGAGGTCTTCCCGATCAACCTGCCGAGCGGCAACCCGGGCACGCCCAGCCCGTGCGTGAGCCCCGAGGGCGGTCACTGGGCCAAGGATGCCGTGGGCTGGTGGTACGTGTGCGCCGACGGCCAGACGTACCTGAAGGCCGGCTGGTTCACCATCAACGGCCGCGACTACCAGTTCGGGCCGTCCGGCTACATGATGACCGGTTTCCTCAAGCGTGCCAGCGGGGAGTGGGTGTACGCCGATTCCGAGGGCGCCCTCGTGAGCGGCTGGGTGCGCGACGGCGGTCAGTGGTACTTCCTCGACCCCGCCACGAAGGTCATGGCCACAGGCTGGCTGGCTCAGGGTGGCTCCTGGTACTACCTGACGGCCTCCGGCGCGATGGCGATCGGCTGGGTCGAGGACGGCGGTACCTGGTACTACCTGAACGCCTCCGGACGGATGGCGACCGGGTGGGTCAAGGACAGGGGTACCTGGTATTACCTGGCCCCGTCCGGCGCGATGCTGACCGGAACGCAAGTTATCAACGGTCGTACCTACGTCTTCGACGAGTCGGGAGCCTGGCAGCGCTAA
- a CDS encoding N-acetylmuramoyl-L-alanine amidase family protein: protein MSQLTYRAFLATLATGAVVASGAAFGAPAFAAPDPDMYGPMISQVTTISEGLGGSVSFKVEDNPGLSSIDLRDPATDAIFYRRVVDFPGNVTADGVHHYSFEIKFSDIQAAWTKAGHTEALPATVKLVAWGSDGKPSKRADVAIEPVAMTSLDFGIESGQLNMTVGQQTNIGVTHQPENANMTKINWSGDDIDVLNVDEESGLVTALKEGCSDVRAVSDYMDPMVFDPVMATVNVCATELGEDEIAVDHLRVDMEEGETVTLKPLLPKKFKDATLTWGLEYGGAVILKAAEDGKSATITGSNVADWDQVNLTATLPDGTEATATTIAVVKSVKQDATAPAPWVEPQPDPQPQPDPQPQPDPQPQPDPQPQPDPQPQPDPQPQPDPQPQPDPQPQPDPQPQPDPQPQPQPQPDPQPQPDPQPQPQPTPTGSWMQDSVGWWYRNADGSYPASKAMMIDGRTYRFDASGYMRTGWVNDAGTWYFHDGSGAQLSGWQAVGGSWYYLGTDGAMRTGWVKVDGTWYFMNPSGAMRTGWLNLGGTWFFLQGNGAMSTGWQYIGDSWYYLGTDGAMRTGWVKVDGTWYFMNPSGSMYTGWLNLGGTWYYLQGNGAMATGHLTIGSTPRYFDEHGVWIW from the coding sequence ATGTCCCAGTTAACTTACAGGGCGTTCCTGGCGACCCTGGCGACCGGCGCGGTAGTGGCGTCCGGTGCAGCCTTCGGAGCCCCCGCGTTTGCGGCGCCCGACCCCGACATGTACGGCCCCATGATTTCTCAGGTTACGACCATCAGTGAGGGGCTCGGCGGTTCCGTCAGCTTCAAGGTCGAGGACAACCCGGGCCTGTCCAGCATCGACCTGCGCGACCCGGCCACCGACGCCATCTTCTATCGTCGCGTTGTCGACTTCCCCGGCAACGTCACCGCCGACGGCGTTCACCACTACAGCTTTGAGATCAAGTTCTCCGACATCCAGGCGGCCTGGACGAAGGCTGGCCACACGGAGGCCTTGCCCGCGACCGTGAAGCTCGTTGCGTGGGGGAGCGACGGAAAGCCCTCGAAGCGTGCCGACGTCGCGATCGAGCCCGTCGCCATGACCTCCCTCGACTTCGGTATCGAGTCGGGTCAGCTCAACATGACTGTCGGTCAGCAGACGAACATCGGCGTCACGCACCAGCCCGAGAACGCCAACATGACGAAGATCAATTGGTCCGGCGATGACATCGACGTCCTGAACGTCGATGAAGAGTCGGGCCTCGTGACTGCCCTGAAGGAGGGCTGCTCGGACGTCCGAGCCGTCTCCGACTACATGGATCCGATGGTCTTCGACCCGGTGATGGCCACCGTCAACGTCTGTGCCACCGAGTTGGGCGAGGACGAGATCGCCGTCGACCACCTGCGCGTGGACATGGAGGAGGGCGAGACCGTCACCCTCAAGCCGCTGCTGCCCAAGAAGTTCAAGGACGCGACCCTGACCTGGGGCCTGGAGTACGGCGGTGCGGTCATCCTGAAGGCTGCCGAGGACGGCAAGAGCGCGACGATTACCGGCAGCAACGTTGCTGACTGGGATCAGGTGAACCTGACCGCCACCCTGCCCGACGGAACCGAGGCAACGGCGACGACGATCGCCGTTGTTAAGTCTGTGAAGCAGGACGCGACGGCGCCGGCCCCGTGGGTCGAGCCTCAGCCGGACCCCCAGCCCCAGCCGGACCCGCAGCCTCAGCCGGACCCCCAGCCCCAGCCGGACCCCCAGCCCCAGCCGGACCCCCAGCCCCAGCCCGATCCGCAGCCTCAGCCGGACCCCCAGCCCCAGCCGGACCCGCAGCCTCAGCCCGATCCGCAGCCTCAGCCGGACCCGCAGCCCCAGCCCCAGCCGCAGCCGGACCCGCAGCCCCAGCCGGACCCGCAGCCCCAGCCGCAGCCCACTCCCACGGGTTCCTGGATGCAGGACTCGGTCGGCTGGTGGTACCGCAACGCTGACGGCTCGTACCCCGCCAGCAAGGCGATGATGATCGACGGCCGCACCTACCGCTTCGACGCCAGCGGCTACATGCGCACTGGTTGGGTGAACGACGCGGGCACCTGGTACTTCCACGACGGCTCTGGTGCCCAGCTCTCCGGCTGGCAGGCCGTTGGCGGTTCCTGGTACTACCTGGGCACCGACGGCGCGATGCGCACCGGTTGGGTGAAGGTGGACGGCACCTGGTACTTCATGAACCCCTCGGGCGCCATGCGCACCGGATGGCTGAACCTGGGCGGCACCTGGTTCTTCCTCCAGGGTAACGGCGCCATGTCGACCGGCTGGCAGTACATCGGCGACTCCTGGTACTACCTGGGCACCGACGGCGCGATGCGCACCGGTTGGGTGAAGGTGGACGGCACCTGGTACTTCATGAACCCCTCGGGCTCCATGTACACCGGATGGCTCAACCTGGGTGGCACCTGGTACTACCTCCAGGGCAACGGTGCGATGGCCACGGGACACCTGACCATCGGCTCGACGCCGCGCTACTTCGACGAGCACGGCGTGTGGATCTGGTGA